A portion of the SAR324 cluster bacterium genome contains these proteins:
- a CDS encoding ATP-binding protein: MLESPQACLRCQSTYILVECISNVQYAKASICTCFSRPCAICQGTRFIFHRDKHGRDLALPCPTCEPLRHKVNLYNGARIPKKYASSRMDPQEKDDSNKMAYMYLQTILKNLEPGQQASPQGDEPEDGLKGLMLMGTPGTGKTHLMAGFAYLCTIQLGISCVCQGFSELLSELRKAYSDGLSEMEVIEPHLRADVLIIDDLGKGRNTDWELMILDTLITERYNRNKIIMATSNYTEHTNTTLKERILTKDKSDVEKFTEDTLRKRVGERIYSRLKEMCYFEHLLGQDRRNLQDYGD; the protein is encoded by the coding sequence ATGTTAGAGTCACCTCAGGCCTGCCTCCGTTGTCAAAGCACGTATATCCTGGTTGAGTGCATATCCAACGTGCAATATGCCAAAGCCAGTATCTGTACCTGTTTTTCCAGACCATGCGCCATTTGTCAGGGAACCCGGTTTATTTTTCATCGTGACAAACATGGGCGTGACCTGGCACTGCCCTGCCCGACCTGCGAACCTCTCCGGCATAAGGTCAACCTTTACAATGGTGCGAGAATTCCCAAGAAATACGCATCCAGTCGCATGGATCCTCAGGAGAAGGATGACTCCAACAAGATGGCCTATATGTATCTGCAGACGATTCTGAAAAACCTGGAACCGGGACAACAGGCTTCGCCTCAGGGGGATGAACCGGAAGATGGCCTCAAGGGCTTGATGCTCATGGGAACTCCCGGAACAGGTAAAACCCATCTGATGGCAGGATTCGCCTATCTTTGCACCATTCAACTGGGCATTTCCTGTGTGTGCCAGGGATTTTCCGAATTGTTGTCGGAACTTCGGAAAGCCTATTCAGACGGTTTATCAGAAATGGAAGTGATTGAACCCCATCTGCGGGCTGATGTGCTGATCATTGATGATCTGGGCAAGGGACGTAATACTGACTGGGAATTGATGATTCTCGACACGCTCATCACTGAACGCTACAATCGCAACAAAATCATCATGGCCACTTCCAATTACACTGAACATACCAACACGACCCTCAAGGAACGGATTCTTACCAAAGATAAATCGGATGTTGAAAAATTTACTGAAGATACACTGAGAAAGCGGGTTGGCGAACGGATTTATTCAAGATTGAAAGAGATGTGCTATTTTGAACACCTGTTGGGGCAGGATCGCCGCAACCTGCAAGATTACGGTGATTGA
- a CDS encoding acyl-CoA thioesterase, with the protein MEQRPMKTPADSKSYIAEIVGEESRFGQRMDAGSLLHMMDLVAATAAWKHTGCHVVTLAFDRVELLNIICHMDYVRYDACVIKVGRSSLVVRVDGFSKPPTEMELQATHSGVITMVAVDENKRPNRDIPGMSYQSEEDLANKFYAEQRDTKLAQNKIALTRIDQLDEIGMDQLKDLFPRQRRYTPSQTELITRKLFLPRHVNALGNIFGGEIIELMEELAIANARQFTGNFNVVTIAMEDVLFLKPIQLDHLVEMKSVVTFVGKTTLTIEVSVRALDGFHPENGYITNNGIFTILNYDRSGQKKFIKTGLDLQTATLAHKKTYLRELFKYQQNSRA; encoded by the coding sequence ATGGAACAGCGCCCGATGAAAACCCCTGCGGATTCAAAAAGCTATATTGCCGAAATCGTTGGCGAGGAAAGTCGGTTTGGACAGCGAATGGATGCGGGGTCCCTGTTGCACATGATGGATCTGGTCGCGGCCACAGCCGCCTGGAAACATACGGGGTGCCATGTGGTCACCCTTGCGTTTGATCGGGTGGAACTGCTCAACATCATCTGCCACATGGATTATGTGCGGTATGATGCCTGTGTGATCAAGGTCGGTCGGTCATCCCTGGTGGTTCGCGTGGATGGTTTCAGCAAACCTCCGACCGAAATGGAACTTCAGGCAACCCACAGTGGTGTGATCACAATGGTCGCTGTTGACGAAAACAAACGCCCGAATCGTGATATTCCCGGAATGAGTTATCAATCAGAAGAAGATCTGGCCAATAAATTTTATGCTGAACAAAGAGATACAAAACTGGCACAGAACAAGATCGCGTTAACCCGGATTGATCAACTGGACGAAATTGGCATGGATCAACTTAAAGATCTGTTTCCACGACAGCGCAGATACACACCCTCCCAGACAGAACTCATCACCCGAAAACTGTTTCTACCGCGCCATGTCAATGCGTTAGGCAATATTTTTGGTGGTGAAATCATTGAATTGATGGAAGAACTTGCTATTGCTAATGCCCGTCAATTTACAGGGAACTTCAATGTTGTAACCATTGCGATGGAAGATGTCTTGTTTCTGAAACCCATTCAACTCGATCATTTGGTTGAGATGAAATCTGTTGTGACCTTTGTCGGGAAAACTACTCTGACAATTGAGGTTTCGGTGCGTGCGCTGGATGGCTTTCATCCGGAAAACGGCTACATCACCAACAATGGAATTTTCACAATTCTGAATTATGACCGATCCGGACAGAAAAAATTCATCAAGACCGGCCTGGATCTACAGACCGCCACACTCGCACACAAAAAAACATACCTTCGGGAATTATTCAAATATCAACAGAACTCTCGGGCATGA